In one window of Arachis ipaensis cultivar K30076 chromosome B06, Araip1.1, whole genome shotgun sequence DNA:
- the LOC107645886 gene encoding pentatricopeptide repeat-containing protein At2g13600 isoform X1, with protein MPLPRHMPYSYLSYQNLYETLKHCSSLKSPRNARVLHGHLILSGWYASVFLCNSLLHVYSNCHLTDDALRLFHESTTHRNVFTWNAIIHALLSSGRVSHAQHLFDEMPQRDSVSWTTLISGYSHNGLPAHSIQTFTSMLREFEFHNGQTQDKFDPFSFTCVMKACGCLGCTPFALQLHSLVVKLRLGAHISIQNALVDMYIKCGAIGFAESVFFGIEEPSLFCWNSMIYGYSRLYGAYKALDLFSRMPEHDSVSWNTLISVFSQHGLGVKCLFLFLEMCDRGFNPIFMTYGSVLSACASIGDLEWGAHLHARILRVEHGLDAYLGSGLIDMYAKCGRLELARRVFDCLEERNEVSWTCLITGVAQFGLEEDALALFNQMRQASVVLDDVTLATVLGVCSEQNHAAIGELLHGYTIKSGMDSYVPVGNAIITMYSKFGDFEKAYLAFRLMPLRDTISWTAMITAFSQNGDISRARECFDLMPERNVITWNSMLSTYVQHGLSEEGLKLYVLMRRRGVEPDWISLATSIRACADLAVVKLGMQILSHAIKFALISDVSVANSIVTMYSRCGQIKEAQKVFDSIYVKNLISWNAMMAAYAQNGLGKKVIETFEDMLKTECKPDHISYISVLSGCSHMGLVVEGKHYFKSMTKVFGISPTNEHFVCIVDMLGRAGMLDEAKEVIDEMPFKPNATVWGALLGACRIHHESHLAETALKNLVELNPEDSGNYVLLANIYAESGELEGVANMRKLMKVKGIRKSPGCSWIEVDNTVHVFTVDDTNHPQIKEIYIKLEEMMKKIEHTGRYISSVSSPHRSQKYHSEKLAFAFGLLSLPSWMPLYVMKNLRVCHDCHSVIKLLSFVTSRELIMRDGFRFHHFKDGVCSCKDYCTTACLHWFCILV; from the exons ATGCCCTTGCCTAGGCACATGCCCTATTCTTACCTATCTTACCAGAACCTCTACGAAACACTCAAGCATTGCTCCTCCCTCAAATCCCCACGCAACGCCCGCGTGCTCCACGGCCACCTCATCCTCTCCGGCTGGTATGCCTCCGTCTTCTTGTGCAACAGCCTCCTCCACGTCTATTCCAACTGCCACCTCACCGACGATGCCCTCCGCCTCTTCCACGAGTCCACCACTCACCGCAATGTCTTCACTTGGAATGCCATCATCCATGCGCTACTCTCTTCTGGTCGGGTCTCCCACGCACAACACCTGTTCGACGAAATGCCCCAACGAGACTCCGTCTCTTGGACAACCCTCATATCCGGCTACTCTCACAATGGCCTCCCAGCTCATAGCATCCAGACCTTCACTTCCATGCTCCGGGAATTCGAATTTCATAATGGTCAAACTCAGGACAAATTTGATCCTTTTTCGTTTACTTGTGTAATGAAGGCTTGTGGCTGCCTCGGATGCACTCCTTTCGCTCTTCAGTTGCATTCCCTTGTGGTCAAATTACGTTTAGGAGCCCATATCAGCATCCAAAACGCCCTTGTTGATATGTACATTAAATGCGGAGCGATTGGGTTCGCGGAGAGTGTCTTCTTTGGCATTGAGGAGCCCAGTTTGTTCTGTTGGAACAGCATGATTTACGGTTATTCAAGGTTGTATGGAGCTTATAAGGCTCTTGATTTGTTTTCTCGGATGCCGGAACATGATTCTGTTTCATGGAACACTTTGATCTCAGTTTTCTCTCAGCACGGCCTTGGGGTCAAATGCCTTTTCTTGTTTTTAGAGATGTGTGATAGGGGGTTTAACCCGATTTTCATGACCTATGGTAGTGTACTCAGCGCGTGTGCCAGCATTGGTGATCTTGAATGGGGTGCACACTTGCATGCTCGGATTCTTCGCGTGGAGCATGGCTTAGATGCCTATTTGGGAAGTGGTTTGATAGATATGTATGCTAAGTGTGGACGCTTAGAATTGGCGAGGCGCGTGTTTGACTGCTTAGAGGAACGCAATGAAGTTTCTTGGACTTGCTTGATCACTGGTGTGGCTCAGTTTGGACTTGAAGAAGACGCTCTGGCATTGTTTAACCAAATGAGACAGGCTTCtgttgtgttggatgatgttaCCCTTGCAACTGTTCTTGGGGTTTGTTCAGAACAAAATCATGCTGCTATTGGGGAGCTGCTTCATGGATATACAATCAAAAGTGGTATGGATTCTTATGTTCCTGTAGGGAATGCAATTATTACAATGTATTCAAAGTTTGGCGATTTTGAGAAAGCTTATCTTGCATTTAGATTGATGCCGCTTAGAGATACTATATCATGGACAGCCATGATCACTGCCTTCTCTCAGAATGGAGACATTTCCAGAGCTCGTGAATGTTTTGATTTAATGCCTGAGCGCAATGTCATCACTTGGAACTCAATGCTAAGCACATATGTTCAACATGGGTTATCGGAAGAAGGGCTGAAGTTGTATGTTCTGATGAGAAGAAGAGGAGTAGAACCAGACTGGATCTCTTTAGCTACTTCAATTAGGGCATGCGCTGACTTAGCTGTTGTAAAACTTGGGATGCAAATTCTATCGCATGCCATTAAGTTCGCCCTTATATCGGATGTTTCAGTTGCAAATAGTATTGTTACCATGTATTCAAGATGTGGGCAAATCAAAGAAGCACAGAAAGTTTTTGACTCAATATATGTGAAAAACCTTATTTCCTGGAATGCTATGATGGCAGCATATGCTCAAAATGGTTTAGGCAAGAAAGTAATTGAGACATTTGAGGATATGTTGAAGACCGAGTGCAAACCTGATCACATTAGTTATATTTCTGTTCTATCTGGCTGCAGCCACATGGGGCTTGTAGTAGAGGGTAAACATTACTTCAAATCCATGACTAAAGTTTTTGGTATTTCTCCTACAAATGAGCACTTTGTTtgtatagtagatatgcttggaCGAGCAGGGATGCTAGACGAGGCTAAGGAAGTGATAGATGAAATGCCTTTTAAGCCGAATGCTACTGTTTGGGGGGCTCTACTTGGAGCCTGCCGAATCCATCATGAATCACATCTAGCAGAAACTGCCTTGAAGAACTTGGTGGAATTAAATCCTGAAGATTCTGGTAATTATGTCCTTCTAGCAAATATATATGCTGAATCTGGAGAGTTAGAAGGTGTTGCTAATATGAGAAAGCTAATGAAAGTGAAGGGAATTCGAAAGAGTCCAGGCTGTAGCTGGATAGAGGTTGATAACACGGTACATGTATTCACCGTAGATGACACCAATCATCCACAGATAAAGGAAATTTATATAAAACTGGAGGAGATGATGAAGAAGATAGAACATACAGGAAGATATATTAGTTCAGTTTCTTCTCCCCATAGGAGTCAGAAATACCATAGTGAAAAGCTTGCCTTCGCTTTTGGGTTACTGAGTTTGCCATCTTGGATGCCTTTATATGTGATGAAAAATCTCCGTGTCTGCCATGATTGTCACTCGGTAATAAAGCTATTGTCTTTTGTCACCTCAAGGGAACTTATCATGAGAGATGGATTTCGATTTCATCATTTTAAGGATGGGGTTTGCTCGTGTAAAGATTATTG CACCACTGCATGTCTACATTGGTTTTGCATTTTGGTTTGA
- the LOC107645886 gene encoding pentatricopeptide repeat-containing protein At2g13600 isoform X3 has translation MPLPRHMPYSYLSYQNLYETLKHCSSLKSPRNARVLHGHLILSGWYASVFLCNSLLHVYSNCHLTDDALRLFHESTTHRNVFTWNAIIHALLSSGRVSHAQHLFDEMPQRDSVSWTTLISGYSHNGLPAHSIQTFTSMLREFEFHNGQTQDKFDPFSFTCVMKACGCLGCTPFALQLHSLVVKLRLGAHISIQNALVDMYIKCGAIGFAESVFFGIEEPSLFCWNSMIYGYSRLYGAYKALDLFSRMPEHDSVSWNTLISVFSQHGLGVKCLFLFLEMCDRGFNPIFMTYGSVLSACASIGDLEWGAHLHARILRVEHGLDAYLGSGLIDMYAKCGRLELARRVFDCLEERNEVSWTCLITGVAQFGLEEDALALFNQMRQASVVLDDVTLATVLGVCSEQNHAAIGELLHGYTIKSGMDSYVPVGNAIITMYSKFGDFEKAYLAFRLMPLRDTISWTAMITAFSQNGDISRARECFDLMPERNVITWNSMLSTYVQHGLSEEGLKLYVLMRRRGVEPDWISLATSIRACADLAVVKLGMQILSHAIKFALISDVSVANSIVTMYSRCGQIKEAQKVFDSIYVKNLISWNAMMAAYAQNGLGKKVIETFEDMLKTECKPDHISYISVLSGCSHMGLVVEGKHYFKSMTKVFGISPTNEHFVCIVDMLGRAGMLDEAKEVIDEMPFKPNATVWGALLGACRIHHESHLAETALKNLVELNPEDSGNYVLLANIYAESGELEGVANMRKLMKVKGIRKSPGCSWIEVDNTVHVFTVDDTNHPQIKEIYIKLEEMMKKIEHTGRYISSVSSPHRSQKYHSEKLAFAFGLLSLPSWMPLYVMKNLRVCHDCHSVIKLLSFVTSRELIMRDGFRFHHFKDGVCSCKDYW, from the coding sequence ATGCCCTTGCCTAGGCACATGCCCTATTCTTACCTATCTTACCAGAACCTCTACGAAACACTCAAGCATTGCTCCTCCCTCAAATCCCCACGCAACGCCCGCGTGCTCCACGGCCACCTCATCCTCTCCGGCTGGTATGCCTCCGTCTTCTTGTGCAACAGCCTCCTCCACGTCTATTCCAACTGCCACCTCACCGACGATGCCCTCCGCCTCTTCCACGAGTCCACCACTCACCGCAATGTCTTCACTTGGAATGCCATCATCCATGCGCTACTCTCTTCTGGTCGGGTCTCCCACGCACAACACCTGTTCGACGAAATGCCCCAACGAGACTCCGTCTCTTGGACAACCCTCATATCCGGCTACTCTCACAATGGCCTCCCAGCTCATAGCATCCAGACCTTCACTTCCATGCTCCGGGAATTCGAATTTCATAATGGTCAAACTCAGGACAAATTTGATCCTTTTTCGTTTACTTGTGTAATGAAGGCTTGTGGCTGCCTCGGATGCACTCCTTTCGCTCTTCAGTTGCATTCCCTTGTGGTCAAATTACGTTTAGGAGCCCATATCAGCATCCAAAACGCCCTTGTTGATATGTACATTAAATGCGGAGCGATTGGGTTCGCGGAGAGTGTCTTCTTTGGCATTGAGGAGCCCAGTTTGTTCTGTTGGAACAGCATGATTTACGGTTATTCAAGGTTGTATGGAGCTTATAAGGCTCTTGATTTGTTTTCTCGGATGCCGGAACATGATTCTGTTTCATGGAACACTTTGATCTCAGTTTTCTCTCAGCACGGCCTTGGGGTCAAATGCCTTTTCTTGTTTTTAGAGATGTGTGATAGGGGGTTTAACCCGATTTTCATGACCTATGGTAGTGTACTCAGCGCGTGTGCCAGCATTGGTGATCTTGAATGGGGTGCACACTTGCATGCTCGGATTCTTCGCGTGGAGCATGGCTTAGATGCCTATTTGGGAAGTGGTTTGATAGATATGTATGCTAAGTGTGGACGCTTAGAATTGGCGAGGCGCGTGTTTGACTGCTTAGAGGAACGCAATGAAGTTTCTTGGACTTGCTTGATCACTGGTGTGGCTCAGTTTGGACTTGAAGAAGACGCTCTGGCATTGTTTAACCAAATGAGACAGGCTTCtgttgtgttggatgatgttaCCCTTGCAACTGTTCTTGGGGTTTGTTCAGAACAAAATCATGCTGCTATTGGGGAGCTGCTTCATGGATATACAATCAAAAGTGGTATGGATTCTTATGTTCCTGTAGGGAATGCAATTATTACAATGTATTCAAAGTTTGGCGATTTTGAGAAAGCTTATCTTGCATTTAGATTGATGCCGCTTAGAGATACTATATCATGGACAGCCATGATCACTGCCTTCTCTCAGAATGGAGACATTTCCAGAGCTCGTGAATGTTTTGATTTAATGCCTGAGCGCAATGTCATCACTTGGAACTCAATGCTAAGCACATATGTTCAACATGGGTTATCGGAAGAAGGGCTGAAGTTGTATGTTCTGATGAGAAGAAGAGGAGTAGAACCAGACTGGATCTCTTTAGCTACTTCAATTAGGGCATGCGCTGACTTAGCTGTTGTAAAACTTGGGATGCAAATTCTATCGCATGCCATTAAGTTCGCCCTTATATCGGATGTTTCAGTTGCAAATAGTATTGTTACCATGTATTCAAGATGTGGGCAAATCAAAGAAGCACAGAAAGTTTTTGACTCAATATATGTGAAAAACCTTATTTCCTGGAATGCTATGATGGCAGCATATGCTCAAAATGGTTTAGGCAAGAAAGTAATTGAGACATTTGAGGATATGTTGAAGACCGAGTGCAAACCTGATCACATTAGTTATATTTCTGTTCTATCTGGCTGCAGCCACATGGGGCTTGTAGTAGAGGGTAAACATTACTTCAAATCCATGACTAAAGTTTTTGGTATTTCTCCTACAAATGAGCACTTTGTTtgtatagtagatatgcttggaCGAGCAGGGATGCTAGACGAGGCTAAGGAAGTGATAGATGAAATGCCTTTTAAGCCGAATGCTACTGTTTGGGGGGCTCTACTTGGAGCCTGCCGAATCCATCATGAATCACATCTAGCAGAAACTGCCTTGAAGAACTTGGTGGAATTAAATCCTGAAGATTCTGGTAATTATGTCCTTCTAGCAAATATATATGCTGAATCTGGAGAGTTAGAAGGTGTTGCTAATATGAGAAAGCTAATGAAAGTGAAGGGAATTCGAAAGAGTCCAGGCTGTAGCTGGATAGAGGTTGATAACACGGTACATGTATTCACCGTAGATGACACCAATCATCCACAGATAAAGGAAATTTATATAAAACTGGAGGAGATGATGAAGAAGATAGAACATACAGGAAGATATATTAGTTCAGTTTCTTCTCCCCATAGGAGTCAGAAATACCATAGTGAAAAGCTTGCCTTCGCTTTTGGGTTACTGAGTTTGCCATCTTGGATGCCTTTATATGTGATGAAAAATCTCCGTGTCTGCCATGATTGTCACTCGGTAATAAAGCTATTGTCTTTTGTCACCTCAAGGGAACTTATCATGAGAGATGGATTTCGATTTCATCATTTTAAGGATGGGGTTTGCTCGTGTAAAGATTATTGGTAA
- the LOC107645886 gene encoding pentatricopeptide repeat-containing protein At2g13600 isoform X2: protein MPYSYLSYQNLYETLKHCSSLKSPRNARVLHGHLILSGWYASVFLCNSLLHVYSNCHLTDDALRLFHESTTHRNVFTWNAIIHALLSSGRVSHAQHLFDEMPQRDSVSWTTLISGYSHNGLPAHSIQTFTSMLREFEFHNGQTQDKFDPFSFTCVMKACGCLGCTPFALQLHSLVVKLRLGAHISIQNALVDMYIKCGAIGFAESVFFGIEEPSLFCWNSMIYGYSRLYGAYKALDLFSRMPEHDSVSWNTLISVFSQHGLGVKCLFLFLEMCDRGFNPIFMTYGSVLSACASIGDLEWGAHLHARILRVEHGLDAYLGSGLIDMYAKCGRLELARRVFDCLEERNEVSWTCLITGVAQFGLEEDALALFNQMRQASVVLDDVTLATVLGVCSEQNHAAIGELLHGYTIKSGMDSYVPVGNAIITMYSKFGDFEKAYLAFRLMPLRDTISWTAMITAFSQNGDISRARECFDLMPERNVITWNSMLSTYVQHGLSEEGLKLYVLMRRRGVEPDWISLATSIRACADLAVVKLGMQILSHAIKFALISDVSVANSIVTMYSRCGQIKEAQKVFDSIYVKNLISWNAMMAAYAQNGLGKKVIETFEDMLKTECKPDHISYISVLSGCSHMGLVVEGKHYFKSMTKVFGISPTNEHFVCIVDMLGRAGMLDEAKEVIDEMPFKPNATVWGALLGACRIHHESHLAETALKNLVELNPEDSGNYVLLANIYAESGELEGVANMRKLMKVKGIRKSPGCSWIEVDNTVHVFTVDDTNHPQIKEIYIKLEEMMKKIEHTGRYISSVSSPHRSQKYHSEKLAFAFGLLSLPSWMPLYVMKNLRVCHDCHSVIKLLSFVTSRELIMRDGFRFHHFKDGVCSCKDYCTTACLHWFCILV, encoded by the exons ATGCCCTATTCTTACCTATCTTACCAGAACCTCTACGAAACACTCAAGCATTGCTCCTCCCTCAAATCCCCACGCAACGCCCGCGTGCTCCACGGCCACCTCATCCTCTCCGGCTGGTATGCCTCCGTCTTCTTGTGCAACAGCCTCCTCCACGTCTATTCCAACTGCCACCTCACCGACGATGCCCTCCGCCTCTTCCACGAGTCCACCACTCACCGCAATGTCTTCACTTGGAATGCCATCATCCATGCGCTACTCTCTTCTGGTCGGGTCTCCCACGCACAACACCTGTTCGACGAAATGCCCCAACGAGACTCCGTCTCTTGGACAACCCTCATATCCGGCTACTCTCACAATGGCCTCCCAGCTCATAGCATCCAGACCTTCACTTCCATGCTCCGGGAATTCGAATTTCATAATGGTCAAACTCAGGACAAATTTGATCCTTTTTCGTTTACTTGTGTAATGAAGGCTTGTGGCTGCCTCGGATGCACTCCTTTCGCTCTTCAGTTGCATTCCCTTGTGGTCAAATTACGTTTAGGAGCCCATATCAGCATCCAAAACGCCCTTGTTGATATGTACATTAAATGCGGAGCGATTGGGTTCGCGGAGAGTGTCTTCTTTGGCATTGAGGAGCCCAGTTTGTTCTGTTGGAACAGCATGATTTACGGTTATTCAAGGTTGTATGGAGCTTATAAGGCTCTTGATTTGTTTTCTCGGATGCCGGAACATGATTCTGTTTCATGGAACACTTTGATCTCAGTTTTCTCTCAGCACGGCCTTGGGGTCAAATGCCTTTTCTTGTTTTTAGAGATGTGTGATAGGGGGTTTAACCCGATTTTCATGACCTATGGTAGTGTACTCAGCGCGTGTGCCAGCATTGGTGATCTTGAATGGGGTGCACACTTGCATGCTCGGATTCTTCGCGTGGAGCATGGCTTAGATGCCTATTTGGGAAGTGGTTTGATAGATATGTATGCTAAGTGTGGACGCTTAGAATTGGCGAGGCGCGTGTTTGACTGCTTAGAGGAACGCAATGAAGTTTCTTGGACTTGCTTGATCACTGGTGTGGCTCAGTTTGGACTTGAAGAAGACGCTCTGGCATTGTTTAACCAAATGAGACAGGCTTCtgttgtgttggatgatgttaCCCTTGCAACTGTTCTTGGGGTTTGTTCAGAACAAAATCATGCTGCTATTGGGGAGCTGCTTCATGGATATACAATCAAAAGTGGTATGGATTCTTATGTTCCTGTAGGGAATGCAATTATTACAATGTATTCAAAGTTTGGCGATTTTGAGAAAGCTTATCTTGCATTTAGATTGATGCCGCTTAGAGATACTATATCATGGACAGCCATGATCACTGCCTTCTCTCAGAATGGAGACATTTCCAGAGCTCGTGAATGTTTTGATTTAATGCCTGAGCGCAATGTCATCACTTGGAACTCAATGCTAAGCACATATGTTCAACATGGGTTATCGGAAGAAGGGCTGAAGTTGTATGTTCTGATGAGAAGAAGAGGAGTAGAACCAGACTGGATCTCTTTAGCTACTTCAATTAGGGCATGCGCTGACTTAGCTGTTGTAAAACTTGGGATGCAAATTCTATCGCATGCCATTAAGTTCGCCCTTATATCGGATGTTTCAGTTGCAAATAGTATTGTTACCATGTATTCAAGATGTGGGCAAATCAAAGAAGCACAGAAAGTTTTTGACTCAATATATGTGAAAAACCTTATTTCCTGGAATGCTATGATGGCAGCATATGCTCAAAATGGTTTAGGCAAGAAAGTAATTGAGACATTTGAGGATATGTTGAAGACCGAGTGCAAACCTGATCACATTAGTTATATTTCTGTTCTATCTGGCTGCAGCCACATGGGGCTTGTAGTAGAGGGTAAACATTACTTCAAATCCATGACTAAAGTTTTTGGTATTTCTCCTACAAATGAGCACTTTGTTtgtatagtagatatgcttggaCGAGCAGGGATGCTAGACGAGGCTAAGGAAGTGATAGATGAAATGCCTTTTAAGCCGAATGCTACTGTTTGGGGGGCTCTACTTGGAGCCTGCCGAATCCATCATGAATCACATCTAGCAGAAACTGCCTTGAAGAACTTGGTGGAATTAAATCCTGAAGATTCTGGTAATTATGTCCTTCTAGCAAATATATATGCTGAATCTGGAGAGTTAGAAGGTGTTGCTAATATGAGAAAGCTAATGAAAGTGAAGGGAATTCGAAAGAGTCCAGGCTGTAGCTGGATAGAGGTTGATAACACGGTACATGTATTCACCGTAGATGACACCAATCATCCACAGATAAAGGAAATTTATATAAAACTGGAGGAGATGATGAAGAAGATAGAACATACAGGAAGATATATTAGTTCAGTTTCTTCTCCCCATAGGAGTCAGAAATACCATAGTGAAAAGCTTGCCTTCGCTTTTGGGTTACTGAGTTTGCCATCTTGGATGCCTTTATATGTGATGAAAAATCTCCGTGTCTGCCATGATTGTCACTCGGTAATAAAGCTATTGTCTTTTGTCACCTCAAGGGAACTTATCATGAGAGATGGATTTCGATTTCATCATTTTAAGGATGGGGTTTGCTCGTGTAAAGATTATTG CACCACTGCATGTCTACATTGGTTTTGCATTTTGGTTTGA